In the Streptomyces formicae genome, one interval contains:
- a CDS encoding nitrate/nitrite transporter: MDDTPAVKPSAAAYRNLVVATVGFTLTFWAWDLIAPLGSDFKDRLGLSSFQQSLLVAVPVIVGSLGRVPVGALTDRYGARLMFPLVSALTIVPVLLIIPARGSYGTMLAVAFLLGLGGTTFAIGVPLVNSWFPPAHRGFAIGVFGMGMGGVALSGYFTPRIAEHGENLPYVVVAIALAAFALLSVFLISDRPDRPVPTTSLGTRLGQAGRLRVTWELSALYAIGFGGIVAFGVYLPTYLKTWYDLSPTDAGTKAAGFALVTVVFRPIGGWLSDRIHPATVTAFALAVVALFAVVQAFDPTLSPVGTLSFLVMAAGLGTASGSVFALVAQVTPQPQVGSVTGIVGAVGGLGGFVPPLVMGAIYSAKDSYSIGFMLLSDLALAGCVYAYGRMRNAKAD; the protein is encoded by the coding sequence GTGGACGACACTCCGGCAGTCAAGCCCTCCGCCGCCGCGTACCGCAATCTGGTCGTGGCCACCGTCGGCTTCACACTGACCTTCTGGGCCTGGGACCTGATCGCGCCGCTCGGCAGTGACTTCAAGGACCGGCTCGGGCTGAGCTCCTTCCAGCAGTCGCTGCTGGTCGCCGTGCCCGTGATCGTCGGCTCGCTCGGCCGCGTCCCGGTCGGCGCGCTCACCGACCGCTACGGCGCCCGGCTGATGTTTCCGCTGGTCTCGGCGCTCACCATCGTCCCGGTGCTGCTGATCATCCCGGCCAGGGGCAGCTACGGCACGATGCTCGCCGTCGCCTTCCTGCTCGGCCTCGGCGGGACGACGTTCGCGATCGGCGTCCCGCTGGTCAACTCCTGGTTCCCACCCGCCCACCGGGGCTTCGCCATCGGTGTCTTCGGGATGGGCATGGGCGGTGTGGCGCTCTCCGGATACTTCACGCCGCGCATCGCCGAGCACGGCGAGAACCTTCCGTACGTCGTCGTGGCGATCGCGCTCGCCGCCTTCGCGCTGCTCTCCGTCTTCCTCATCAGCGACCGCCCCGACCGGCCCGTGCCCACCACGTCCCTCGGCACCCGGCTCGGGCAGGCGGGGCGGCTGCGGGTCACCTGGGAGCTGTCCGCGCTCTACGCGATCGGCTTCGGCGGCATCGTCGCCTTCGGGGTGTACCTGCCCACCTACCTCAAGACCTGGTACGACCTGTCGCCCACGGACGCCGGGACCAAGGCGGCGGGCTTCGCGCTCGTCACCGTGGTCTTCCGGCCGATCGGCGGCTGGCTGTCCGACCGGATCCACCCGGCCACGGTCACCGCCTTCGCCCTCGCGGTCGTCGCCCTCTTCGCCGTCGTGCAGGCTTTCGACCCGACACTGAGCCCGGTGGGCACCCTCAGCTTCCTGGTGATGGCGGCGGGCCTCGGCACCGCGAGCGGCAGCGTCTTCGCGCTCGTCGCGCAGGTCACCCCGCAGCCGCAGGTCGGCTCGGTGACGGGCATCGTGGGCGCGGTCGGCGGTCTCGGCGGCTTCGTACCGCCGCTGGTCATGGGGGCGATCTACAGTGCGAAGGACTCGTACTCGATCGGCTTCATGCTGCTCTCCGACCTGGCGCTCGCGGGCTGCGTGTACGCCTACGGGCGGATGCGAAACGCGAAGGCGGACTGA
- a CDS encoding GNAT family N-acetyltransferase, which produces MDDVALRLATEADGAAVADVYLRSFDAALPSVRRAHSAAAVREFFQHVVVVRGSTWIAEAGGEAVGMMVLDGDELSQLYLAPEWRGRGIGDRFVALAKERCPAGLWLRTFQVNGPAHRFYERHGFVATERTDGSGNEEREPDVRYDWRP; this is translated from the coding sequence GTGGACGACGTCGCCCTGCGCCTGGCCACCGAGGCCGACGGCGCGGCCGTCGCCGACGTCTATCTGCGCTCCTTCGACGCCGCCCTGCCGAGCGTGCGCAGGGCCCACTCCGCCGCCGCGGTGCGGGAGTTCTTCCAGCACGTCGTCGTGGTGCGCGGCAGCACCTGGATCGCGGAGGCCGGGGGCGAGGCCGTCGGCATGATGGTGCTCGACGGCGACGAGCTGAGCCAGCTCTACCTCGCCCCCGAGTGGCGGGGGCGAGGCATCGGCGACCGGTTCGTGGCACTGGCCAAGGAGCGGTGCCCGGCGGGGCTCTGGCTCCGTACGTTCCAGGTCAACGGCCCGGCGCACCGCTTCTACGAACGCCACGGCTTCGTGGCGACCGAGCGGACGGACGGCTCGGGCAACGAGGAGCGCGAGCCGGACGTCCGCTACGACTGGCGCCCGTAG
- a CDS encoding MFS transporter, with protein MYLASTGALAQGDPAAKAPEQSEVRRGRVAGPVLALGAVSLVTDISSEMVTAVLPLYFVLQLGLSPLQFGFLDGLYNGVTALVRLAGGYAADRGGRHKLVAGGGYALSALSRLGLLLAGGATAGIGAALAADRVGKGVRTAPRDALISLSSPPDALGRAFGVHRAMDTTGALLGPLAAFALLWATADAYDAVFVVSFCFGLLGVLMLMAFVPSRPHQHTGAPARPVAKPPGKALDLLRVPAFRRILGAAALLGAATIGDAFLYLLLQRRLDFAISWFPLLPLGAAAVYLLLAIPAGRLADRTGRRVPFLAGHAALLGGYVLLLAPTEGWPLLIGVLLLLGVFYAATDGVLMALVTPVVAPERRASGMAVLQTGQAIARLVAAAGFGAAWTLWGVAPALTCACVALTAALAGAAVLLPRTERQA; from the coding sequence ATGTACCTCGCATCCACCGGCGCCCTCGCCCAGGGCGACCCGGCCGCCAAGGCCCCGGAGCAGTCCGAGGTCCGACGCGGCCGGGTCGCGGGGCCCGTCCTCGCGCTCGGCGCCGTCAGCCTCGTCACCGACATCTCCTCGGAGATGGTCACCGCCGTCCTGCCGCTCTACTTCGTCCTCCAACTCGGCCTCTCCCCGCTCCAGTTCGGCTTCCTGGACGGGCTCTACAACGGCGTGACCGCCCTGGTTCGCCTCGCGGGCGGATACGCCGCGGACCGGGGCGGTCGGCACAAGCTCGTGGCGGGCGGCGGCTACGCCCTCTCCGCGCTCTCCCGGCTCGGGCTGCTGCTCGCGGGCGGCGCCACCGCGGGCATCGGCGCGGCGCTCGCCGCCGACCGCGTCGGCAAGGGCGTGCGGACCGCGCCGCGCGACGCGCTGATCTCGCTGAGCAGTCCGCCCGACGCACTCGGCCGCGCCTTCGGCGTGCACCGGGCGATGGACACCACGGGCGCGCTGCTCGGGCCGCTCGCCGCGTTCGCGCTCCTGTGGGCGACGGCGGACGCGTACGACGCCGTGTTCGTGGTCAGCTTCTGCTTCGGGCTGCTCGGCGTACTGATGCTGATGGCGTTCGTCCCGAGCCGGCCGCACCAGCACACCGGCGCCCCGGCCCGGCCCGTGGCCAAGCCCCCCGGCAAGGCGCTCGACCTGCTGCGCGTGCCCGCCTTCCGGCGGATCCTCGGTGCCGCGGCCCTGCTCGGCGCGGCCACCATCGGCGACGCGTTCCTCTACCTCCTCCTCCAGCGGCGGCTCGACTTCGCCATCTCGTGGTTCCCGCTGCTCCCACTCGGCGCCGCCGCGGTCTACCTGCTGCTCGCGATCCCCGCGGGGCGGCTGGCCGACCGCACCGGGCGGCGCGTGCCGTTCCTCGCCGGGCACGCGGCCCTGCTCGGCGGGTACGTCCTGCTGCTCGCGCCCACCGAAGGATGGCCCCTGCTCATCGGCGTACTCCTGCTGCTCGGCGTCTTCTACGCCGCGACGGACGGGGTCCTGATGGCCCTGGTCACCCCCGTCGTGGCCCCCGAACGCCGGGCCAGCGGCATGGCCGTACTCCAGACCGGACAGGCCATCGCCCGGCTGGTCGCCGCCGCCGGATTCGGCGCCGCGTGGACGCTGTGGGGCGTGGCACCCGCGCTGACCTGCGCGTGCGTCGCGCTCACCGCGGCGCTCGCCGGGGCGGCCGTCCTGCTCCCCCGAACCGAGAGGCAGGCATGA
- a CDS encoding DEAD/DEAH box helicase, with translation MAAADGTAWPAGPAAAEALVRGCAAVFLPGEVPREGRVAFWGEGLAALSGVRGGGSAVRGGRAVVRDGRSAVREGQPSVRDGRSAVREGQPSVRDELSAAREEHAPVRDELPAAREEELIVARKHGKGARARTVHALLLPVADAVPLLLRTAHPHPAGACWAAAARHALHLAARGRLLPGLAAGDLDAWRAGPLDESDVRQLRGIAAALPAEAHAVPLPGAGPLRVPEPFALVRAFVDAVVDVLPRTPAAAYAVGAPFAARAPQRLRGPAVHEWAAEVAAGVDAGVRVSLRLDLRAHEVFDGADAEGVEGGDRDGADGADGADGGAAGAPRVPRAAVASPAAAVVQVHSLADPTLVTDAALLWSSGADHFGPRARVDTLLAIRRAARVWPPLARLLARPRPDVLPLNEEELNDLLAAAAARLGAAGVAVHWPRKLTRGLTATAVVRAAPGTAADNFDFFKTDELLEFRWQLALGGETLTEAEMEELAESTRPVVRLRDQWVLVDPELVRKARKRDLGLLDPLDALSVALTGTAEVEGRPVPAVPVGALAGLRERLAGDPAPIAPPPGLTATLRDYQLRGLAWLDRMTSLGLGGCLADDMGLGKTVTLIALHLHRARSGVAAGTAPTLVVCPASLLGNWQREIERFAPGVPVRRFHGTARTLAGLTGGFVLTTYGTMRTSATELAGHTWGLVVADEAQHVKNPHAATAKALRAIPAQARVALTGTPVENNLSELWALLDWTTPGLLGSLKAFRARYARLAEGGEYAENDEAMARLSRLVRPFLLRRKKSDPGIAPELPPKTETDHPVTLTREQASLYEAVVRETLARIEASDGMARRGLVMKLLMALKQICNHPAQYLKDGGASPNRSGKLELLDELLDTILTESESAGAVLIFTQYVEMARLLEAHLSSRGIGTQLLHGGTPVARREEMVDRFQSGEVPVFLLSLKAAGTGLNLTRAGHVIHYDRWWNPAVEEQATDRAYRIGQTQPVQVHRLITEGTVEDRIAELLAAKQALADAVLGDGGDVALTELSDAELSDLVALRRTV, from the coding sequence ATGGCGGCGGCGGACGGGACGGCGTGGCCTGCGGGGCCTGCGGCCGCGGAGGCGCTGGTGCGTGGCTGCGCCGCGGTCTTCCTGCCGGGGGAGGTGCCGAGGGAGGGGCGGGTCGCTTTCTGGGGGGAGGGGCTTGCCGCGCTCTCCGGCGTACGGGGAGGGGGTTCTGCCGTACGTGGGGGGCGTGCTGTCGTGCGTGACGGGCGCTCTGCCGTGCGTGAGGGGCAGCCCTCCGTGCGTGACGGGCGCTCCGCCGTGCGTGAGGGACAGCCCTCCGTGCGTGACGAGCTGTCTGCCGCCCGTGAAGAGCACGCTCCCGTACGGGACGAACTCCCTGCCGCACGGGAAGAGGAACTCATCGTCGCGCGCAAGCACGGCAAGGGCGCCAGGGCCAGGACCGTCCACGCGCTCCTGCTGCCCGTGGCCGACGCCGTCCCGCTCCTGTTGCGCACCGCGCACCCGCACCCCGCCGGAGCCTGTTGGGCCGCCGCGGCCCGGCACGCGCTGCACCTGGCCGCGCGCGGCAGACTGCTGCCGGGGCTCGCCGCGGGGGACCTGGACGCGTGGCGGGCGGGACCGCTGGACGAGTCGGACGTCAGGCAGCTGCGGGGGATCGCCGCCGCGCTGCCCGCGGAGGCGCACGCCGTGCCGCTGCCGGGCGCCGGGCCGCTCCGGGTGCCGGAGCCGTTCGCGCTGGTCAGGGCCTTCGTCGACGCGGTGGTGGACGTCCTGCCGCGCACACCGGCGGCGGCGTACGCGGTCGGCGCGCCCTTCGCGGCCCGCGCGCCCCAGCGGCTGCGCGGCCCGGCCGTGCACGAGTGGGCGGCGGAGGTCGCCGCCGGGGTGGACGCCGGGGTGCGGGTGTCGCTGCGGCTGGACCTACGGGCGCACGAGGTGTTCGACGGGGCGGACGCGGAAGGTGTCGAAGGGGGTGACCGTGACGGGGCCGACGGGGCCGACGGGGCCGACGGGGGTGCGGCCGGGGCGCCGCGAGTCCCGCGTGCCGCCGTGGCGAGCCCCGCGGCCGCCGTCGTGCAGGTGCACAGCCTCGCCGACCCGACGCTCGTCACGGACGCCGCGCTGCTCTGGTCGTCGGGCGCCGACCACTTCGGGCCGCGGGCCCGCGTCGACACGCTGCTCGCGATCCGCCGCGCGGCCCGCGTGTGGCCGCCGCTCGCCCGGCTCCTCGCGCGGCCCCGGCCCGACGTACTCCCCCTGAACGAGGAGGAGTTGAACGACCTCCTCGCCGCCGCGGCGGCGCGGCTCGGCGCGGCGGGCGTCGCCGTGCACTGGCCGAGGAAGCTGACGCGCGGCCTGACCGCGACGGCCGTGGTCAGGGCCGCGCCCGGCACGGCCGCCGACAACTTCGACTTCTTCAAGACGGACGAACTCCTCGAATTCCGCTGGCAGTTGGCGCTCGGCGGCGAGACGCTGACCGAGGCGGAGATGGAGGAACTCGCCGAGTCCACCCGGCCCGTGGTGCGGCTGCGGGACCAGTGGGTGCTGGTCGACCCCGAACTCGTACGCAAGGCGCGCAAGCGGGACCTCGGCCTGCTCGACCCGCTGGACGCGCTGTCCGTCGCGCTCACCGGCACGGCTGAGGTGGAGGGCCGCCCGGTACCGGCGGTCCCGGTCGGCGCGCTCGCCGGACTGCGCGAGCGCCTCGCGGGCGACCCCGCGCCGATCGCGCCGCCGCCCGGCCTCACGGCGACGCTGCGCGACTACCAACTCCGGGGCCTGGCCTGGCTGGACCGCATGACGTCCCTCGGTCTCGGCGGCTGCCTCGCGGACGACATGGGCCTCGGCAAGACGGTCACGCTGATCGCACTGCATCTGCACCGGGCGCGATCCGGCGTCGCCGCGGGGACCGCGCCGACCCTGGTGGTCTGCCCGGCCTCGCTGCTCGGCAACTGGCAGCGGGAGATCGAACGCTTCGCGCCCGGCGTGCCGGTGCGCCGCTTCCACGGCACGGCCCGCACCCTGGCCGGCCTGACGGGCGGCTTCGTCCTCACGACGTACGGTACGATGCGCACCAGCGCCACCGAACTGGCGGGCCACACCTGGGGGTTGGTGGTCGCCGACGAGGCGCAGCACGTCAAGAACCCGCACGCGGCGACGGCGAAGGCGCTCCGCGCGATCCCCGCGCAGGCCCGCGTCGCACTCACCGGCACGCCCGTCGAGAACAACCTCTCCGAACTCTGGGCGCTGCTCGACTGGACGACACCGGGCCTGCTCGGCTCGCTGAAGGCGTTCCGCGCCCGGTACGCGCGCCTTGCGGAGGGCGGCGAGTACGCCGAGAACGACGAGGCGATGGCGCGCCTGTCCCGCCTGGTCCGCCCCTTCCTCCTGCGCCGCAAGAAGTCCGACCCCGGCATCGCCCCGGAACTCCCTCCGAAGACCGAGACGGACCACCCGGTCACCCTCACCCGCGAACAGGCCTCGCTCTACGAGGCGGTGGTGCGCGAGACGCTCGCCCGCATCGAGGCGTCGGACGGCATGGCGCGGCGCGGCCTGGTGATGAAGCTCCTGATGGCGCTGAAGCAGATCTGCAACCACCCGGCGCAGTACCTGAAGGACGGCGGAGCGAGCCCGAACCGCTCGGGCAAGCTGGAACTCCTCGACGAACTCCTCGACACGATCCTCACCGAGTCGGAGAGCGCGGGCGCCGTCCTGATCTTCACGCAGTACGTGGAGATGGCGCGGCTCCTCGAAGCGCACCTCTCGTCCCGGGGCATCGGCACCCAACTCCTGCACGGCGGAACGCCGGTGGCGCGCCGCGAGGAGATGGTGGACCGCTTCCAGTCGGGCGAGGTCCCGGTCTTCCTGTTGTCGTTGAAAGCGGCGGGCACGGGCCTGAACCTGACCCGCGCGGGCCACGTCATCCACTACGACCGCTGGTGGAACCCGGCGGTCGAGGAGCAGGCCACCGACCGCGCCTACCGCATCGGCCAGACCCAGCCGGTCCAGGTGCACCGGTTGATCACGGAGGGCACGGTGGAGGACCGCATCGCCGAACTCCTTGCGGCGAAGCAGGCGTTGGCGGACGCGGTGCTCGGCGACGGCGGCGACGTGGCCCTCACCGAACTCTCGGACGCGGAGCTTTCGGACCTGGTGGCGCTGAGGAGGACGGTGTGA
- a CDS encoding glycoside hydrolase family 6 protein codes for MSRPPARARRPRGSRLTRSLLIGALLLGAVATGCGQESAAGAGEPAPAPAAAAAPAFWVDPYSAAARQATTWRRQGRTGQARLIERIAGRPQAVWLNRDGAESVVRSHVGAAARARRTPVFVAYFIPHRDCGAYSSGGARDAAQYRRWIDGFARGLGNRSAYVIVEPDAVAQLVAGCRGANARERYGLLAHAVQRLKRQPHTRVYLDAGNAGWIPDPRRLVAPLRRAGVARADGFALNVSNYLTNKVSSDYGHRLAGALGGGKHFVIDTSRNGNGPFRGDLAWCNPPGRALGTPPTARTGVPALDAYLWIKRPGESDGTCRGGPRAGQWWPQYALGLASRARG; via the coding sequence GTGTCCCGACCACCCGCCCGCGCCCGCCGCCCCCGCGGCTCCCGCCTCACCCGGTCCCTGCTCATCGGCGCCCTCCTGCTGGGCGCGGTGGCGACCGGGTGTGGTCAGGAGAGCGCGGCGGGCGCGGGGGAGCCCGCGCCCGCGCCCGCCGCTGCCGCCGCGCCCGCCTTCTGGGTCGACCCCTACAGCGCCGCGGCCCGCCAGGCCACCACGTGGCGGCGGCAGGGACGTACCGGGCAGGCCCGCCTCATCGAGCGCATCGCCGGGCGCCCGCAGGCCGTCTGGCTGAACAGGGACGGCGCGGAATCCGTCGTGCGCTCGCACGTCGGCGCCGCGGCCAGGGCCCGGCGCACCCCGGTCTTCGTCGCCTACTTCATCCCGCACCGCGACTGCGGCGCGTACTCATCGGGCGGCGCGCGCGACGCCGCCCAGTACCGGCGGTGGATCGACGGATTCGCCAGGGGGCTCGGCAACCGGAGCGCGTACGTGATCGTCGAACCGGACGCCGTGGCCCAGCTGGTGGCGGGGTGCCGCGGGGCGAACGCGCGCGAGCGCTACGGCCTGCTCGCCCACGCGGTCCAGCGCCTCAAGCGCCAGCCGCACACGAGGGTCTACCTCGACGCGGGCAACGCAGGATGGATCCCCGACCCGCGCCGACTGGTCGCCCCGCTGCGCAGGGCCGGTGTGGCACGGGCCGACGGGTTCGCGCTCAACGTGTCCAACTACCTGACCAACAAGGTGAGTTCGGACTACGGCCACCGGCTCGCCGGGGCCCTCGGCGGCGGCAAGCACTTCGTCATCGACACCAGCCGCAACGGCAACGGCCCCTTCCGGGGCGATCTCGCCTGGTGCAATCCGCCGGGCCGCGCCCTCGGCACCCCGCCCACCGCGCGCACCGGCGTCCCCGCGCTCGACGCCTATCTGTGGATCAAGCGGCCGGGCGAGTCCGACGGGACGTGCAGGGGCGGGCCGAGGGCCGGGCAGTGGTGGCCGCAGTACGCGCTCGGACTGGCGAGCAGGGCCAGGGGATAG
- a CDS encoding SWIM zinc finger family protein, which yields MTRREGSGEGTREGFPRGDGSRRGHGLGWASGMSETSRMGSGRVFPALPAHTDPEVPFAATWWGNAWIRALEDTALDQARLARGRAYAREGSVDTITVAPGRIVAYVHGSRPRPYRAELRLRTLTPEDWTRFLDVVAADPAHIAALLDKDMPRSLAAAADRAGVQLLPAGRELAPSCSCPDRGNPCKHAAALTYQTARLLDADPFVLFLMRGGEEADLLDELARRNAQETAREEREALTGVGLAGRPREADPPPPLSPPEPTTPTEAVARPMPTGAAAQTVPEGDEARDEQPQPQPQPQPEPPAPAPPLPSTLAREALATTYRPPLPPPPAPPSRPGDPPVLPTTPGAPDPTALEFLVTDTAARAHAYLTTGADPFPSAMEPWHDAVRLAASHPGLTGRRTFSRQFTDLADSVDRTPKELARAAAAWRQGAEDGLATLESPWDPPAGPFDRARGALVAADLPRMTIHRNHLTNAEGTLQLRYGQDGRWYPYLSEPGGGDWWPEGEADVDPVGAVAGVLEG from the coding sequence GTGACGCGGCGCGAAGGCTCCGGCGAAGGCACCCGCGAGGGCTTCCCTCGGGGTGACGGCTCCCGCCGGGGCCACGGTCTCGGCTGGGCCAGCGGGATGAGCGAGACGAGCCGGATGGGCAGCGGCCGCGTCTTCCCCGCGCTGCCCGCGCACACCGACCCCGAGGTCCCGTTCGCCGCGACCTGGTGGGGCAACGCGTGGATCCGCGCCCTGGAGGACACCGCCCTCGACCAGGCCCGCCTGGCCCGCGGCCGCGCCTACGCCCGCGAGGGCTCCGTGGACACGATCACGGTGGCGCCCGGCCGCATCGTCGCGTACGTCCACGGCAGCCGCCCCCGCCCCTACCGCGCCGAACTCCGCCTGCGCACGCTCACCCCCGAGGACTGGACCCGCTTCCTGGACGTGGTGGCCGCGGACCCCGCGCACATCGCGGCGCTCCTGGACAAGGACATGCCGCGCTCGCTGGCGGCGGCAGCGGACCGGGCCGGGGTCCAACTCCTCCCCGCGGGCCGCGAGTTGGCCCCATCCTGTAGCTGCCCCGACCGAGGGAACCCCTGCAAGCACGCGGCGGCCCTCACCTACCAGACGGCCCGCCTCCTGGACGCGGACCCCTTCGTCCTCTTCCTGATGCGCGGCGGCGAGGAGGCGGACCTCCTCGACGAACTGGCGCGCCGCAACGCGCAGGAGACGGCGCGGGAGGAGCGGGAGGCGCTGACGGGCGTCGGCCTCGCGGGCCGCCCCCGCGAGGCCGACCCACCCCCACCCCTGTCCCCACCCGAACCGACGACGCCCACCGAGGCCGTGGCGCGGCCAATGCCCACCGGGGCTGCGGCGCAGACCGTGCCCGAAGGGGACGAGGCCCGCGACGAACAGCCCCAGCCCCAGCCCCAGCCACAGCCGGAACCCCCTGCCCCCGCCCCGCCCCTCCCAAGCACCCTGGCCCGAGAAGCCCTGGCAACGACGTACCGCCCTCCCCTCCCGCCCCCACCCGCACCCCCGTCCCGCCCGGGCGACCCCCCGGTCCTCCCGACGACCCCCGGTGCCCCCGACCCGACGGCGCTGGAGTTCCTGGTGACGGACACGGCGGCGCGGGCCCACGCGTACCTGACGACGGGAGCGGACCCTTTCCCCTCGGCGATGGAGCCCTGGCACGACGCGGTGCGCCTGGCGGCCTCCCACCCCGGCCTGACGGGCCGCCGCACGTTCAGCCGCCAGTTCACCGACCTGGCGGACTCGGTGGACCGCACCCCCAAGGAACTGGCCAGGGCGGCAGCGGCCTGGCGCCAGGGCGCGGAGGACGGCCTGGCGACCCTGGAATCCCCCTGGGACCCCCCGGCGGGCCCCTTCGACCGCGCCCGCGGCGCCCTGGTGGCGGCGGACCTCCCTCGCATGACGATCCACCGCAACCACCTCACCAACGCGGAGGGCACCCTCCAACTCCGCTACGGCCAGGACGGCCGCTGGTACCCGTACCTCAGTGAGCCGGGTGGCGGTGACTGGTGGCCGGAGGGGGAGGCGGATGTGGATCCGGTGGGGGCGGTGGCTGGGGTGCTCGAGGGCTAG
- a CDS encoding metallophosphoesterase family protein: MPPTPRTSNSPAHKARWGIPVAAGGALALIGGVLLWSPAGEADATPKAAPRAAFTAVAAGDIAEQCTSSSSSCKHPKTAALVKQINPSFVMTMGDNQYDDARLKDFQKYYDKSWGAFKSKTKPVPGNHETYDPAGALKGYKSYFGSVAYPDGESYYSFDQGNWHFIALDSNSFDDDEQIDWLKDDLAANSKKCVAAYWHHPLYSSGEHGNDPVSRPVWKLLYDNKAELVLNGHDHHYERFAPQNPDGKADANGIVELLGGMGGANPYDIEEVQPNSQKRITDTFGVVKLNFTDTGFSWNLVATDGSTKDTSPNYTCR; this comes from the coding sequence ATGCCGCCCACCCCACGCACCTCGAATTCCCCTGCCCACAAAGCCCGTTGGGGCATCCCCGTCGCGGCGGGCGGTGCGCTCGCCCTGATCGGCGGCGTGCTCCTCTGGTCGCCCGCCGGAGAGGCCGACGCCACCCCGAAGGCCGCGCCCAGGGCCGCGTTCACCGCGGTCGCCGCCGGTGACATCGCCGAACAGTGCACGTCGAGCAGCAGCAGCTGCAAGCACCCGAAGACGGCGGCCCTGGTCAAGCAGATCAACCCGTCGTTCGTGATGACCATGGGCGACAACCAGTACGACGACGCGCGTCTGAAGGACTTCCAGAAGTACTACGACAAGTCCTGGGGAGCCTTCAAGAGCAAGACCAAGCCCGTCCCCGGCAACCACGAGACGTACGACCCGGCGGGCGCCCTCAAGGGCTACAAGTCCTACTTCGGGTCCGTCGCCTACCCCGACGGCGAGAGCTACTACAGCTTCGACCAGGGCAACTGGCACTTCATCGCGCTCGACTCCAACAGCTTCGACGACGACGAGCAGATCGACTGGCTCAAGGACGACCTCGCCGCCAACTCCAAGAAGTGCGTGGCCGCCTACTGGCACCACCCCCTCTACTCCTCGGGCGAGCACGGCAACGACCCGGTGAGCCGCCCGGTGTGGAAGCTGCTCTACGACAACAAGGCCGAGCTGGTCCTGAACGGCCACGACCACCACTACGAGCGGTTCGCCCCGCAGAACCCGGACGGCAAGGCCGACGCCAACGGCATCGTCGAGCTGCTCGGCGGCATGGGCGGCGCCAATCCGTACGACATCGAGGAAGTCCAGCCCAACAGCCAGAAGCGGATCACCGACACCTTCGGCGTCGTCAAGCTGAACTTCACCGACACCGGCTTCTCCTGGAACCTCGTCGCCACGGACGGCTCCACGAAGGACACCAGCCCGAACTACACCTGCCGCTGA
- the pip gene encoding prolyl aminopeptidase produces the protein MGLYPDIEPYDHGMLDVGDGNRVYWEVCGNPLGKPAVVLHGGPGSGCTPFFRRYFDPDAYRIVLLDQRGAGRSTPPASDPATDMGVNTMKHLLADLELLRRHLAVERWLVWGVSFGSVLGLRYAQTHPDRVSELVLTGVATGSRAEVGLLTRGLGRIFPEAWETFRAGVPEGERDGDLAAAYNRLLESPDPEVRARAARSWTDWETACEPAPPRSVPRYEDAAFRAGFARTVTHYFAHDHWLGGDEVVLRDAPSLAGIPGVMVQGSLDFGNLLGTSWRLQRAWSGSELILVDDAGHNAGARGVAEELVSATDRFRPS, from the coding sequence ATGGGCCTCTATCCGGACATCGAACCCTACGACCACGGCATGCTCGACGTCGGCGACGGCAACCGCGTGTACTGGGAGGTCTGCGGCAATCCGCTCGGCAAGCCGGCGGTGGTGCTGCACGGCGGCCCCGGATCGGGCTGCACGCCCTTCTTCCGCCGGTACTTCGACCCCGACGCGTACCGGATCGTCCTGCTCGACCAGCGCGGCGCGGGCCGGTCCACGCCGCCCGCGAGCGATCCGGCGACTGACATGGGCGTCAACACGATGAAGCACCTGCTCGCCGACCTGGAGCTGCTGCGGCGTCACCTGGCCGTCGAGCGGTGGCTGGTGTGGGGCGTCTCCTTCGGGTCCGTCCTGGGCCTTCGGTACGCGCAGACGCATCCCGACCGGGTCTCGGAACTGGTCCTCACGGGCGTCGCCACGGGCAGCCGCGCCGAGGTGGGTCTCCTGACGCGGGGGCTCGGGCGGATCTTCCCCGAGGCGTGGGAGACGTTCCGTGCCGGGGTGCCGGAGGGGGAGCGGGACGGGGATCTGGCCGCGGCCTACAACCGCCTCCTCGAATCGCCGGACCCCGAGGTCCGCGCGCGGGCCGCCCGGTCCTGGACGGACTGGGAGACGGCGTGCGAGCCCGCTCCGCCGAGGTCGGTGCCGCGTTACGAGGACGCGGCGTTCCGGGCCGGTTTCGCGCGCACGGTCACGCACTACTTCGCCCATGACCACTGGCTGGGCGGCGACGAGGTGGTCCTGCGGGACGCGCCCTCGCTCGCGGGCATCCCCGGGGTGATGGTGCAGGGGAGCCTGGACTTCGGGAACCTCCTCGGTACGTCGTGGCGGCTCCAGCGGGCGTGGTCCGGCAGTGAGTTGATCCTCGTGGACGACGCGGGGCATAACGCGGGGGCGCGGGGGGTCGCGGAGGAGTTGGTCTCGGCGACGGATCGGTTCCGGCCCAGCTGA